ACACAGCAACCATGGGAACATAGAAtatgagcacagcacacagatgtGACACACACGTGTTGAATGTCTTTAACCGTTCCTCCTGAGATGCAATGGCAAGTACAGAATGCATGATGAGCACGTACGAGAAGAGAATGAGTGCAGAGTCCAGGCCAAAGCTAGACACGACAATGATGAGACCGAAAATATTGTTGATGGTGATGTCACCACAGGGAAGGTGGATGAGATCTGGATGAAGGCAGTAGGCATGGGACAGTATATTGGCCTTGCAGAAAGACAACCTCTTCAGAAGGAAAGGCAGTGGGAAAACCGTGCAAAAACTGCGGGTAATTACCCACAAGCCCATGCATACAACACGGGAATCTGTGAGCATGGTGGTGTAGTGCAGAGggttacagatggccacatagcggtcaaaaCTCATAACCAGCAGGACCCCAGACTCCATGAAAGAGAAGAAGTGGATAAAGAACATTTGAGCCATGCAAGAATCAAAGCTGATCTTCCTTAAGTGGAAGCAAAATGTGGCTAGCACAGTGGGCAGTGTGGAGAAAGACACACCTAGATCATTAACTGAGAGCAGGGATAGGAAGTAGTACATAGGCTGATGCAAACTCTGCTCCTCCTTGACAATGAAAAGGATAAGGGCATTGCCCACAATGGAGACAATGTAGAGGGTACCGAGGAGCAAGAACATCCAGTGTTGGGAGTTCTCCAGCCCTGGGAGCCCTGTCAGGGTGAACGTTGGCAACTCTGAGCTGTTGTAGAGGATACCTCCCATGCTGGGGGGACTTGTACTGTAAGACTGTACTGTAGGACCACCACCTGTAGAGAAGACAGATGTACAGTTTATTGAGGACCTATTTTAAGTCTCTCTTATGCCATCCAGACCCTTACTTTATAGCTTAATCAAGTTTGTTTACCACATCACTCCTTGCCCTTCTTGCTCCCCATGGTTTCTGGAATTGTCTAAGTGTTTTCAGGTTATCCAGCTGGCTCAACAGGTCTCATTACCTTCCTCTGTACCTGTGCCTATCCCCGCCATGCTCTTCTTCACATTCAAAGCTATGAACTTGTTATCAATCAACAGGCATCAATTTGTGCAAGACCTAAGACATCATTCTCATGATGACTACTTCCTGGACTGTTCTGAACATTCCAATTACTTATCAAGCTGTAAACTTTTTCTATTTCCACTCTCTCACTCTACTGAATATGCTGCTTATCATGACTCCCCAGCTCTTTCACTCATATTTAGTCTCCCAGTTTTTCCTTCCATCCCTCTAATTAGAAGGTAGATGAATAGAAAGATAACTGTCCACAGCACTAACCTTCCACACTTTCATCAGGATGCATTAGATGCCCCCACTTTATCTTTTCATCCTTCTATCCATTTATCCTATGGCATTAAGTTTCTGCCTGAATAACTTAGTATACTAGAAGTCTTTTCTTAATAATTTCCTTCCAACTGAATTGTATCTAGCTCCTGAAAACCACAGGATTAATAATCAGTTCTATATATCATGGAACTGGTTCTTACtgtgttctccatttctttgaataATACTGTAATTGTGCCTGAGACTAAGACTCAGAAATCCAAACATTATAttgtttctgtctttcctttacCTACTACATTAAATTAGACCACAGTCAATGAAAATACTGAACCCTAAGTGCATCTGCCAGcacttttctgcatttctttccaCTTACATTCTTATACTTTGTATCCAAGACATCACATTCGTATGCCCATAATAATGCCCTCTTAATGAATCTCTTTCCTCTATATCATTCTCTAATCTGGAATAGGTCTAATATTTTCAAAGGGCAGCTCTGCAAATGGGACCATTCTGATTAGAAAGTTTGAATGCCCCTTCACTACCACCAAGTGTCAAAACCAAACTCACAAGTCTAGAGTTAAAGGCACTCTGTGGTCCAGTACTATATCAATATTTTTGGTCACAATTCTCAGAACTTCCTACTTGTACCTCAAACACCCAGACTGGTTATCCATACTAATAATAGCAATATTCTTTGCTATTATTCAAACATTAACTATGGctccccagctcccagagtttcccAGAATGTCTGAACATATCTATTTAACCCATCATCTGTGGCCAAGGATCAACGATGCCCTCCTCTTCTGTTAAAATCTGACCAGTCATTGCAAAGGAGATAACTGCTCTCCTCTCCTCACCACTCTCAGAAGCTGTAGATTTGCATCTCTTTTTGTGCCTATTTCTCTGCCTGTTCTGCATTAGAGCTTCCTGTTATGGAGTTATGATAGTTCCTATTGAATTATGAAACTTATCTCCCCTTCTGACTCACCAGCTCCAAGAGATCAACACTGACACTTGTTCATTGCTTCAGTCCCTGCTGTGCTCAGTGCAAGGCCAAACACAGGAGATGCACTCACTAAGTCACTGATCCCACAGAATTTTGATTCTCTTTGTTTGTAAATTGGAGGGGCTAAGGAACTTTGCTAATGGGGTAGTGAAGATCCAAAAGTAAACTACTGTGAAAACCCTTAGGATCAAATACTTTGCAACTCTGAGTTCTAAACCTGCTTTAAATCCACACCTCCAGGCTTTCATCTGGCTTTGTCTTTTCACCTGTATTAGGACTCCTCTATCCTTTTTTCTCAGGGTGCATTTTTCTCTCCATTCTGCATTCTTAAAATCTCTTTGTTTTTCCTATATGCAAGCTCTTCCTAAACATTTCTGTTTGCCTCTGTATGCAATATGAAATATCCCTGATTTGGATAATTTTTTAAGCACTAAATAGAGTCTTGCCAAGTAGCTTCCAAAGCAGCCAGTGTCTTTGTATagaccacccccctccccacagccATACCAGTTTGTTTTGAGAAATGAGTAAGAGTGCTTATTTATTGCAGAATATCTACCTCCAAACTACAGCCCATTGTAGTATCCCTGCAGAGAAATGAATGTCTGAATCTGAAAGCATGGGAAGATTTCAGAGAACAAGAGGACTAAGGAGAAAATATAGAACCAGGAAAGTGAAAATAtgcagaaaaatttaaagaaaaaaaaaaaaaacacctgactCCTATAGGGACAGCCTTTCTGTCTTCAGATTGTCATAACACTCAGGATTTCTAAGCTGAGCCAGAGTGCCTTAGTGCCTGAGTCTGGAGTGTCTGACACTCCACCTTACCTACCTGAGAGAGTTCATGGAGGGTGCAGAGGAAGCAAAAGCAGTTGTGGAGGCCCTGCCCATAACCCCTGCCTCTTCTGCCAGCTCCCTGGGCTGAGCAATATAAGGCTGCATCCAGGAAGTCCCTTGAGTATTTATCAGCTCAGGAGCTCATGGACTGCTGGGAATATGGAGCATCTGCagtgttctttcctctctgaCTTAATACATGGGTATGTGGGAATAGGAATGATCAGAACTGGAAATGACATGTGAGGATATTGTATCTAGTTgctcattttataaaagagatCATTAGAGCCTAGAAAGGAAAAGAGGCATCTCAATTTTATATAGCTTGTTAGTGGCAGAACATGTAAAACTAGATCTTCTAGGTTAGTTTATGGCCTTTCCACTTTACAACTATGATCAATACCTACAAGAAATGCTATATCCTATAAAAAGTGCTTAAAACCCATGTAAGTTAGCCATTTGGATTTATTATATCTTGTGAAATTCTCTCCTGGATTATCCTTGAAATTGACCCCAAGCATGATAAGAAGCACTGGTTCACTGTGGCTGACCACACACATTGCATAATTACAGgtcaaattataaaaaatatttagctcGATTAAGAAAGTATTAATGTATACAGCAGCCttcttcacaaatatttattggacacCTACTAGGGTGACAACACAGGTAATGAGGATTAACTGATAAGGTTTTGAGCTCACTGGACCTGAGCTTCAGTCCACTTACCTTGAGAAAGTTTCCAACATACATGCAGCCtcatttcttcacctgtaaaataggttataattatattttagtcACAGACTGATCAGGATGACTAAGCAACAGAAAATAGGCAAAAACATTTAACCTATTGACTGCCATATAATACTTAATAGATGGTGACCAAAATActaaagctccagtattttggtcacctgatgcaaacaactgactcactggaaaagtccctgatgctgagaaacactgagggcagaagaaaaggatatcagaggatgagatgtctgaatggcatcaccaatgcaatggacatgaacttaggcaaacttcaggagatggaaaGGGACAAagatgcctggtgtgctacagtccatggggtcacagagtcggacatggccaggtgactgaacaacaagtggtTGTTTAAAccctaaacattttaaagaagatgtgatacatatattcgatggaatattactcagccataaaaaagaacaagctgatgccatttgcagcaacacagattgACCTAGAgtgtgtcatactgagtgaagtatgtcagagagagaaggagaaaaatcatatgacattccttgcatgtggaatctaggaagtgatacacatgaacttacaaaatagaaagagacagacttagagaacaaacttacggttgcCAGGAGgaaagggataattagggagtttgggatgggcctgtacacactgctctatttaaaatggataaccaacaagggcctattgtatagtacagggaactctggtcaatgttatgtggcaggctggatgggaggggagtttgggggagaatggatacatgtatatgtatggctgagtccctttgctgtccacctgaaactatcacaacattgttaattggccatagcccaacacaaaataaaaagcttaaaaaaatatataatatatttgttCTAGCTccgtgaagaataccgttggtatagccaggacatggaagcaacctagatgtccatcagcagataaatggataagaaagctgtggtacatatacacaatggagtattactcagccattaaaaagaatacatttgaatcagttctaatgaggtggatgaaattggagcctattatacagagtgaagtaagccagaaagaaaaacaccaatgcagtatacaaatgcatatatatggaatttagaaagatggtaatgataaccctgtatacgagacagcaaaagaaacaatgatgtatagaacagtcttttggactctgtgggagagggagagggtgggatgatttgggagaatggcattgaaacatgtataatatcatatatgaaatgagtcaccagtccaggttcgatgcacgatactggttgcttggggctggtgcactgggacaacccagagggatggtacggggagggaggagggaggggggttcaggatggggaacacgtgtatacctgtggtggattcatattgatatatggcaaaaccaatacaatattgtaaagttaaaaaataaaataaattaaatttaaaaaataaaatataatataaaaagaaactcaaatatTATGTCCTGAAACTAAAACCTCTGGGAGTGGGTATTAACCTAAGGTATACCAAAAAATAAGTTATTGAATAGCTTAAATAGCTCAGTTCTAGGAAGATACTGGCAGATATACCTAGAAGGAATAGTGATTAGTAGCAAGAGATGCATACTTGAACCAGATCAGGGACGGTGTAAAGGGTTGGGATTAGAAAGAACCTCTCATATACCTAATATTGATCTGAAACTAAACAGGTGGAAAAATGCAATAGCTTCTCAACAATCCCACTCATACGTCAGATCAAAGGACTTAGCCCATCACCTAATATGCCCCTAGATTTTCTCATAGTCACACTGATTGTCAGGGGAAAAGGTCAGGAACCACCCAAGCCCTAATCAACAGGCATGGATTTATGTGAATTCTCTATTGTTCATTTTtcattggtctttttttttttaaattaaaaaaaaagatacttcatttttatttatgacaAAGTCACAATCCCTACCCTACAGGTCTACAGTAGATATATGTTAACAAAAGTAACTATAAATCAAGTCATTTGTTTAGCATTAGACACAAATTTATTCCTGGGAATATATAGATGAATCAATATGATAATTCACAGTCAGGTCTGGGAGACTCCTAAGGAAACATTCATAATATCTCAgtgaaaatgataataatagatACAAGGACATTTTAGAGAAGAACAAAGGAAGGGAATCTGTAATATTCTAGGGCAATCAGATGAGATTTCTAGGTGCATGTAATAGTTCTCCTGATTTTCAAAGAATGggcagatatttttaaagtaaatgcagTAGGAAGAATGTCAAAGGATGACAAAATATGGAAGACGTAAAAGCATGAACACAGGTATGAGACCTTAaaaggagacaccagagaagagCGGGCATAGAATTGTGTAGCTGTatattcaaaaaggcaaaaggtCACATAACCCTCCACAGGACCCAGATCCAATACAGTAATCCCTCCTATGCTCTATACTCCTCCAATCTTGTGGTTCCAGAAGGCTCTCCAAGAACCAGCACCAATAgagaaaatgtcttctttttctgctccATAAAGTAAATATTCTGGTGTTTGCTTCCAGTGGCTCAAGCAGACACATAGACTAGCTGGACTCTGGACCCACTTCCAGCTCATAAAAGATGGACGACCCTAATCTTGCTTAAAGAGACTAGGTATAATTCATCTTATAGCTTTAAAAGAATGGAAtattaaatcaataaaactacATGAACAGTGGAAGTTAAATAATAGGAAGaggctaaagaatgctcaaactaccgcacaattgcactcatctcacatgctagtaaagtaatgctcaaaattctccaagccagccttcagcaatatgtgaaccgtgaacttcctgatgttcaagctggttttagaaaaggcagaggaaccagagatcaaattgccaacatccgctggatcatggaaaaagcaagagagtttcagaaaaatatctatttctgctttattgactatgccaaagcctttgactgtgtggatcacgataaactgtggaaaattctgaaagagatgggaataacagaccacatgacctgactcttgagaaatctgtatgcaggtcaggaagcaacagttagaactggacatggaacagcagactggttccaaatagggaaaggagtacgtcaaggctgtatattgtcaccctgcttatttaacttagatgcagagtacatcatgagaaatgctggactggaagaaacacaagctggaatcaagattaccgggacaaatatcaataacctcagatatgcagatgacaccacccttatggcagaaagtgatgaggaactaaaaagcctcttgatgaaggtgaaagtggagagtgaaaaagttggcttaaagctcaacattcagaaaacgaagatcatggcttccagtcccattacttcatgggaaatagatggggaaacagtggaaacagtgtcagactttatttttctgggctccaaaatcaccgctgatggtgattgcagccatgaaataaaaagacgcttactccttggaaggaaagtgatgaccaacctagatagcatattcaaaagcagagacattactttgccaacaaaagttcgtctagtcaaggctatggtttttcctgtggtcatgtatggatgtgagagttggactgtgaagaaggctgagtgctggagaattgatgcttttgaactgtggtgttggagaagactcttgagagtcccttggacttcaaggagagccaaccagtccattctgaaggagaccagccctgggatttctttggaaggaatgatgctaaagctgaaactccagtactttggccacctcatgcgaagagttgactcattggaaaagactctgatgctgggagagattgggggcaggaggagaaggggacaacagaggatgagatggctggatggcatcactgactcgatggatgtgagtctgagtgaactccgggagttggtgatggacagggaggcctggtgtgctgtgattcatggggttgcaaagagttggacatgactgagcaactgaactgaactgaactgaaagaagcccaggggcttcccctggtagctcagatgataaagaatctgcctgcagtgtggtagacctgcgtttgatccccaggtcgggaacatcccctggagaagggaatggccacccacacccactcttgcctggagaatcccatggacagaggagcttgctgggctacagtccatgaggtcacaaagagtcggacatgactgagtgactaagcagcagcagcgaaGAAGCCCAAAGCTCTCTTCAGATGTATCTGAAGACCTGGCTGAGCAGAGCCCTGTGATGGTGAGCAAATCACTGTAATCACAGTCCACACCAGCAAAACTGGAACAGAGTCTGAGCCTTTTCTCATGTTGGCAAGTAATAAATCCCGGCAGAGCCATTAACTTCCTACTTAATGTGCTAAATAAAGACTGTCACCAGCAATCATCTGTTGTTCCTCTTTCAGATGATGCAGATTTCTAAAGTCAAGAGAAGGATACTGAGTATCTTAATTTATAGAATGTGATGTGGAAAATATTATCCCAGAAGTTCCCAAacagcttttcagttcagttcagttgctcagtcgtgtccagctctttgcaaccccatgaatcacagcacaccaggcctccctgtccatcaccaactcccggagttcacccagactcacatccatcgagtcagtgatgccatccagccatctcatcctctgttgtccccttctcctcctgcccccaatctctcccagcatcagagtctcttccaatgagtcaactcttcgcatgaagtggccaaagtactggagtttcagctttagcatcattccttccaaagaaatcccagggctggtctccttcagaatggactggttggatctcctggcagtcgaagggactctcaagagtcttctccaacaccacagttcaaaagcatcaattcttcagcactcagctttcttcacagtccaactctcacatccatacatgaccacaggaaaaaccatagccttgactagactaacctttgttggcaaagtaatgtctctgcttttgaatatgctatctaggttggtcatcacttttcttccaaggtgtaagagtcttttaaattcatggctgcaatcaccatcttcagtgattttggagcccaaaaaaataaggtctgacactgtttcctgccggggtccagccccggctgatccagggtatttgaagcggggatggcgtcggcgacctatttatttataaatatttatcaaagatataaagagtaatagaatgaggatagctcagtgaggaaattcagtggagaaaagcagctgaaataaggatagctcagtaggaaaattcagtgaagaaaagaggctgaataaaattccaaagcagggaattaacgtcacctacgaaggccgcaggcgtcctcccgttctcctgaaggagaggagacactaaggcctccccggtcggatcttagaagcccaggcaaaattagtaggcttgatgagctaccccgcctcagaggaaaaaatcagccagaaggtgaaagaaagaacgacatgggagaccaagttttggtgaacaaggccagcactttattttccaaagtagtttttatatcttaagttatgcatagaggataatggggaaaggggtagagtcatgcagcaagccaggctttcttcctgcaaacttatcatgtgcaaaagcttaggtgatttgcatcatcttctggcccggaggcctgttaacattttaagaccctttcttcagaaaacttatttttctctaaaggtgactGGTCAGGAGACACCCTccaaaagcactggacaaagctgcattcctatagggcaaaggtgaggtgggctcaatcaagaaaagaattaactcaagggtccaacattacaaacattgaggctactacttacatttctatacacccattatatcaatcaatacactgccaaggacacagtaggtaaggagtatggagacttagcagcaaacattggctcaataagtgaaaaacccttcaccaatacaatttctaatcaatcttttaactactcaaaagaatctgtgtttagacagtttagaacatctcctgcctctcacagttgggaggctctgaacaatcacatgtggctggaaaaacctattcagacaggctagaggacttccaaaggagtttgtaggttgaaacactgtcacacccaggaaatattaactggagctgtaagctaactcttttttcagagagaggtagtgggggacagccccccataaagtcaaaggtgtaggtgaaagcacaaagcagaaagtaggcagactctggttttgggggtagatgctcgagaatttccagggggactcctgaggctcgatcccgcctttgcatatgctgagcctccttcctcatgacctttgccacgggcggagtgcctcacgctggctcccagcagtgatagaattctagttgagctattccagatcctgaaagatgatgctgtggaaagtgctgcactcaatatgcaatatgcactcaatatgcaatatgccagctcccggcagtttccactgtttccccatctatttcccatgaagtgatgggaccagatgccatgatctttgttttctgaatgttgagctttaaggcaaccttttcactctcctctttcaccttcatcaagaggctttttagttccttttcactttctgccataagggtggtgtcatctgcataaatgAGCCAAATTGTTGCTTTCAAGTCCCTCAGatttaaagaagcaagaaaaatactGACACTGAAAATATATCATCCACTTATTATGGCAGCAACTTCTTTATAAGTCATATTTGTAACAGAGCCAAAATCACTATACAGTAACattctttcaaataatatttattgaagcaCCTATTAAAGGTGAGACACAATATTAGCACTCTATTAATCTATGGATATACTCTCTATAGTATATAAAGTCTgagcaatataaaaatataagatacatTTATGACATATTGTGCCAAACAGGCTTGGTTACTATGCAGCATTTGGAATCTTCCTGgtgcagggatcaaatctgtgtcccgtgcactggcaggtggactctcatCCACtgtgccgccagggaagtcctgatccATTCTGTTAATGCACATTTAGTTTGTGTCTAGTTTTTggatattatgaaaaatttcacatTCCACACCCATGTACATGTGACAACTTGGATAAGGGGGTTTCCTGGCATGG
This genomic window from Bubalus bubalis isolate 160015118507 breed Murrah chromosome 16, NDDB_SH_1, whole genome shotgun sequence contains:
- the LOC102396188 gene encoding olfactory receptor 51I2-like, with product MGGILYNSSELPTFTLTGLPGLENSQHWMFLLLGTLYIVSIVGNALILFIVKEEQSLHQPMYYFLSLLSVNDLGVSFSTLPTVLATFCFHLRKISFDSCMAQMFFIHFFSFMESGVLLVMSFDRYVAICNPLHYTTMLTDSRVVCMGLWVITRSFCTVFPLPFLLKRLSFCKANILSHAYCLHPDLIHLPCGDITINNIFGLIIVVSSFGLDSALILFSYVLIMHSVLAIASQEERLKTFNTCVSHLCAVLIFYVPMVAVSMTARYGRHAPRFVHTVMSLIYLFVPPMLNPVIYSIKTKEVRRRLGRMLVGTKF